TTCATCTGAACATCGCGGCGCCACGAGCGTCGGTCCACCACTTCGCGAGCCTCATACACATCATGAGGAAAGTACGCAAATCGCCCAACCCGAAAGTGAGGGGTAATGGACCAGAACAAGGTCATGAAGCTGTGGACCGCCATCGTCACCGCCTTTCTCGCCCTGTGCACCGCGCTCGGTCTCGTGAGCGCCTCCGCCGCCACCGCGAACGCCGCGCCGCGCACCGAGAGCCCGCGTACCGAGACCGCCTCACGGACGGTCCCGACGATCCCGGCCCCACGCCACTGGTCCTGGCCCTCCTCCCGGGCCCTGCCCCCCACGATGAAACAGCGGATCCGGGCCGAGGCCCACGGAAAGTCCCCGAGCTGCCGGCGCCGCCCCCTCGACGAGGACCAGTCGCCACTGGAGATCCGTGAGACCCAGAAGACCCGCGAGACACAGCAGACGGAACAGCGGACGGTGGCCCGACAGCCCTCCGCACCGCTCGACTGCTGAGAGATCCTCCCTCCCCCGCTGAGAGATCCTCTCTTTCCCCGGCACCGCTGACGTTTCGACACCACGGCGACTTGCGTACGCATGGTCGACACGGAAGACCCCCGGCCCACCCGGCCGGGGGTCGAGCGCGCGTTCCCAGGGGCCCGGGACGGCCTGAGACGATGGCCGCGACATCCCGGAGAGGTCCCGAAAGGTGGTGAGTGCTGCCGTGAGCCGGCGCGCCACCCTTGTCACCGTCGTCACCGCCGTCCACGCCCCCTCGGCCCGGTTCCTGCCGCAGGCCTGGGCGTCCCTGCGCGACCAGGAGCTGCCCGGCGGCGCACAGTGGGAGTGGGTGATCCAGGAGGACGGCACGACGGACGCGGTCCGCCCCCACGTCCCGGACGACCCGCGCGTCTCCTTCCACCAGGGCAGACCGGGCGGTCCGGGCGTCGCGCGCACGATCGCGCTGGCACACGCACGGGGCGACTGCGTGAAGGTCCTGGACGCCGACGACCGGCTCACCCCGGGCGCGCTCGCCCGCGATCTCGCCGCCCTGGCGGCGGACCCCACCCTCGGGTGGACGACCTGCCGGGTCCTCGACCTGCTGCCCGACGGCTCCACGGCCGGCTTCCCCGGCGATCCCGACGAGGGGCCGCTGGAGCGCGGTGCCGTGCTCGACCACTGGAAGCGGCACGACTTCCGGCCCCCGGTCCATCCGGCGACCCTCTGCGTACGCCGGGAGCTGCTGACCGCGCTGGGCGGCTGGATGGCGCTGCCCGCGTCCGAGGACACCGGGCTGCTGCTGGCGCTGGACGCGGTGAGCCGCGGGTGGTTCTCGGCTCAGGCCGGCCTGCTGTACCGCAAGTGGGAGGGGCAGGCCACCGGCCAGTCCGCGCACACCGACCCGGCCGAACGCGCGGCCCGCGCCGCGGTCGCGGAGGCCAGGGCCCGCGCGCTGGCGGACCTCGGCTGGAGCTATCCCGCCTGAGACCGGCTGAGACCGGCTGAGACCGCCTGAGACGGGCCGCCCGGTGCTACTCGCTCAGCAGGATCGCCTGCGAGGGGCACCGTTCGGCCGCCTCGCGCACCCGTGGGTCCTCGGCGGTCTCCTCCTGGCCGGGCCGTACGAAGCCGTAGCCGTCCTCGAAACCGAACACGGCCGGCGCCCGGTGGGCGCACTCGGCGGAGCCGTAACACGCGGAGCGGTCCACGGTGACCTTCATACGTCCCTCCAGCCTGGGCGAGCACGTTCCAGGACGTCACTGCCCGGCGAGCCGGGCGCTCAACCCGCCGTGCCCGCCGAGGGCCCGGCGACGACTTGACCGCCCGTCAGGCGACAGGTGTGCCGCACGGGAGGATCCCCGCCCGCCGGCACCGGTCCCTCCCCTCGTGGGGACCGGTGCCGGGCGGTGCGGGACGTCGATCCGCACCGTGTCGGCGTGATGGCACGGATCGAAGCAATCAGAGTGAGGTGGGCCGGGATCGGTCGGGTTCGTACGGGCTCGGATGACGGCTTGCGGTCAGTTCGCGGCTGTCGATGGAAGTCGGCCGAAAAATGTGCAACGCCATGAGGTGTCTCTCCGGGCGCCGGGCCGTTGGCCTGTCCGGACGGTGTGTGACGGTTTCGCTACCGGGGTTGCGATCCTGCCATCTGTCGTCCCCAAGGAGGAGGTCTTGACCTCCGGAGCACGGCTTCTTTGCAGGTCAGGCGTATAAGGTGAGTTTTCCGGTCCGGACGTCCACAGGCGGGGGGAAGTGAGGGGTGGGGCCTTGGGTTCCGACTCAGGGGCACGCACAGCTTTCGCCGAACGGCTCGCGCTGCTCTACAAGGAGGCCGGAAACCCTCCCCTGAAGAGCGTCGCCGAAGCGGTCGGCCGGCTCCAGCGGGTGGACGAACGCGGCCGTCCGGTGCGGGTGTCCGCGCAGCGGATCAGCGACTGGCGCCGTGCCAAGAACGTGCCCGCCCAGTTCACCGCGCTCGCGGCGGTGCTCCAGATCCTCATCCCGGAGGCCCGGCGCACCCGCCCCCAGCCGGTCTCCGCGGGCCTGTACGACCTCGCCCACTGGCAGCGGCAGTGGGAGCGCGCGCTGGCCGACCCGGTCGGTGACCGCGCCGCGCCGTCCGCCTCGCCCGCCGAGGAGAACGGACGGCCGCCCGCCCAGGCCCCGCCCGTCGCCGGCGGCGTGTGCCCGTACCGGGGCCTCGCCTCGTACCGGCGGGAGGACGCCCGCTGGTTCTTCGGCCGGGAGCGGAGCACGAACGCGCTCATCGCCCAGCTGCGCACCGCGGGCCGCACCGGCGGCCTGGTGATGCTGGTCGGCGCCTCCGGGGCGGGCAAGTCCTCCCTGCTGAACGCCGGCCTGGTGCCCGCGATCGGGGCCGGCGCCCTGGCCGACCCCGGGCCCGCCCCGCGCCCGGACTGCGCGGCCGGGCAGCCGACGCCCGTCGTCCAGCTGGTGCCCGGCGCGGATCCGCTCGCCGAACTGGTGCGCAGCATCCCCGACCTCGCCCCCGTGGCCGCCGAGGCGCGCGCGGCCGAGCGGGCGGCGGCGGCCCGCCAGGAGGCCGGGGAGAACCCGGGGGCGGGCGGCGACGCGCCCCGCATCGTCCGGGCGGCACGGGAGGCGGTCACGGCGTGGGCGGCCCGGGAGGCGGCGCCGGGGGTCCGGCCGGTCGTCATCGTGGACCAGTTCGAGGAGGCGTTCACCCTCTGCCCGGACGAGGCGGACCGCCGTACCTTCGTCCAGCTCCTGCACGCCTGCTGCACCCCGCCCCTCGG
This Streptomyces misionensis DNA region includes the following protein-coding sequences:
- a CDS encoding glycosyltransferase: MSAAVSRRATLVTVVTAVHAPSARFLPQAWASLRDQELPGGAQWEWVIQEDGTTDAVRPHVPDDPRVSFHQGRPGGPGVARTIALAHARGDCVKVLDADDRLTPGALARDLAALAADPTLGWTTCRVLDLLPDGSTAGFPGDPDEGPLERGAVLDHWKRHDFRPPVHPATLCVRRELLTALGGWMALPASEDTGLLLALDAVSRGWFSAQAGLLYRKWEGQATGQSAHTDPAERAARAAVAEARARALADLGWSYPA
- a CDS encoding ferredoxin, translated to MKVTVDRSACYGSAECAHRAPAVFGFEDGYGFVRPGQEETAEDPRVREAAERCPSQAILLSE
- a CDS encoding DUF6344 domain-containing protein, whose amino-acid sequence is MDQNKVMKLWTAIVTAFLALCTALGLVSASAATANAAPRTESPRTETASRTVPTIPAPRHWSWPSSRALPPTMKQRIRAEAHGKSPSCRRRPLDEDQSPLEIRETQKTRETQQTEQRTVARQPSAPLDC